The sequence CTGGCACACAGCTCAGTACGTTTCTCATTCGGCCGTTTCACAACGGAAGAAGAAATCGACTACGCGATTGCACAAATCCGTGTAGCGGTAAACAAATTACGCGACATGTCTCCTCTATGGGATATGTATAAAGAAGGGATTGATTTGAACACTGTTGAGTGGGCTCATCACTAATCTCACGGAAATAGAGGATTCGAGGTAACTATCATGGCATATAGCGAAAAAGTAATTGATCACTACGAAAACCCACGTAACGTAGGTTCGTTTGATAAAGAAGACCCAAGTGTAGGTAGCGGCATGGTTGGCGCACCGGCTTGTGGTGACGTAATGAAACTGCAAATCAAAGTATCTGCAGAAGGTATTATTGAAGACGCAAAATTCAAGACTTACGGTTGCGGTAGCGCAATCGCTTCTAGCTCACTAGTAACTGAGTGGGTTAAAGGTAAAAGCATTGATGAAGCAGCGGCTATCAAAAACTCTGAAATTGCAGAAGAATTAGAATTGCCACCAGTGAAAGTTCACTGTTCAATTCTTGCTGAAGATGCAATCAAAGCAGCAGTTGCGGATTACAAAAAGAAGCACTAATCGCTTCTACAAGGTAATCACTTCAAAAAAGTAATATTTGGGAGCATCCTTTGTGCTCCCCCTGAGTTCTCAATTTATATAAAACACAAGGTTGTAGTATGGCCATCACCATGACAGATACGGCAGCAAGCCGAGTTCAAGCTTTCCTAGATAACCGAGGTAAAGGTATCGGGTTGCGCTTAGCGGTAAAAACTACTGGCTGTTCGGGTATGGCGTATGTACTGGAATTCGTTGACGAGCTTAACGAAGAAGACGAAGTGTTCGAGCATTCAGGTGTTAAGGTCATCATTGATCCAAAGAGCCTAGTTTACCTAGACGGTACTGAGCTTGATTACGTAAAAGAAGGCCTAAACGAAGGTTTTGAATTCAACAACCCGAACGCGAAAGGCGAATGTGGTTGTGGTGAGAGCTTCAATGTATAAACGCCTCAATCGTTGAGCGTTTATAGTGAGCGAAGAATAAAATTAGGCTCTATTTAAAGAGCCTAAACTTAGGACCACCGTTAGATGAATCATTTCGAATTATTTGGGCTACCACTTCAGTTTCAACTGGATGGTAGCCTTCTTTCTTCTCAGTTTAGAGATCTGCAACGCCAATTCCACCCTGATAAATTTGCCACAGCTTCTGAGCGAGATCGCCTATTAGCCGTGCAAAAAGCTGCGCAAATTAACGATGCGTACCAGGTGTTGAAGAATCCAATCAGCCGAGCTGAATACCTGTTAGTACAACATGGTGAGGATATTCGCGGCGAGCAGCAGACCATGCAAGATCCTATGTTCCTGATGGAGCAAATGGAATTGCGTGAAGAGCTAGAAGACATCGCCGACAGTTCTGATCCAGAAGATGCATTGTTTGCATTTGAAGGAAAGGTTAGCAAAATGTATAAACAACAATTAAGCGCTATCCAACAAGAACTCGACAGCGAAGCTTGGTTAGAAGCTGCAGACCGAGTAAGAAAGCTTAAGTTTATTGCAAAATTAAAGAATGAAATCGAGTTAGTTGAAGATCGTCTGATCGGCTAGTTCGTATAACAAGGACACATCCATGGCACTACTTCAGATTGCAGAACCAGGGCAAAGCGCCGCTCCTCACCAGCACAAGCTTGCTGTGGGTATTGATTTAGGTACAACAAACTCATTGGTTGCGGCAGTGCGCAGTGGTGAGGCGAGCACGCTCGTTGATCAACAAGGTCGCAGTATTCTGCCTTCCGTTGTTCACTATACGTCAGAGTCGTATACGACTGGTGATGAAGCTCGTGCAAATGCACAGACAGATCCTAAAAATACCATTATCTCGGTGAAGCGATTAATCGGTCGTTCATTGTCAGATATCCAACAGCGATACCCGTCTCTGCCATATCAGTTTGAAGAAAGTGATAATGGTCTGCCTGTGATTCGCACAGAACAAGGCAACAAGAACCCAATTCAAGTATCTGCAGACATTCTGCGAGCGCTAGGTCAACGTGCTGAGTCTACACTAGGTGGCGAACTATCTGGTGCTGTGATTACCGTTCCTGCGTACTTTGATGATGCACAGCGTGCAGGTACGAAAGACGCGGCGCAACTTGCTGGTCTTCACGTGTTACGTCTTCTTAATGAACCCACTGCGGCAGCGATTGCCTACGGTTTGGATTCAGGTAAAGAAGGTGTTATCGCGGTTTACGACTTAGGTGGCGGTACGTTTGATATCTCAATCTTGCGCCTATCTAAAGGTGTTTTTGAAGTTCTAGCAACAGGCGGTGACTCTGCACTAGGCGGCGACGACTTTGACCATCTAGTCGCTGATCACTTCCAAGAGCAAATCGGCTTATCAGAGCTTACGGCAGAACAGAACCGTATTCTTCTTGATGCAGCAACAGAAGCAAAGATTGGCTTGTCTGAAGCGGAAAGTGTTGATGTTGACGTGCTGGGTTGGTCTGGTTCATTAACTCGTGAAGAGTTTGAAGACATCATAAAGCCACTTGTAAAGAAAACATTGCTTTCATGCCGTCGTGCTTTGAAAGATGCAGAAGTTGACGCTGACGAAGTGCTAGAAGTCGTGATGGTGGGTGGTTCTACTCGTACATTGCTTGTACGTGAAATGGTCGGTGACTTCTTTGGTCGCACGCCGTTAACCAGCATTAACCCTGATGAAGTGGTTGCGATTGGCGCATCAATTCAAGCGGACATTCTAGTTGGCAACAAGCCAGACTCTGAAATGCTACTTCTGGACGTTATTCCTTTATCGCTCGGTATCGAAACTATGGGTGGCTTGGTCGAAAAGATCATCCCTCGTAATACCACGATCCCTGTCGCTCGCGCGCAAGAATTTACCACGTTCAAAGATGGTCAAACTGCAATGACAGTGCATACCGTTCAAGGCGAACGTGAAATGGTTGACGACTGTCGTTCACTGGCTCGTTTTGCTCTAAAAGGCATTCCACCAATGGCTGCTGGCGCGGCGCATATTCGAGTGACTTACCAAGTTGATGCTGATGGCTTGCTATCAGTTACGGCGATGGAGAAGAGCACGGGTGTTCAAGCTGAAATCCAAGTTAAGCCTTCTTACGGCCTAAGCGATGATGAAGTTGCGAACATGCTGAAAGACTCGATGACGTTCGCAAAAGAAGACATGCAAGCACGTGCTCTTGCTGAACAGCGTGTAGAAGCGGATCGCGTGATCGAAGGCCTTATTGCTGCGATGCAAGCTGACGGCGACGAACTGCTTAACGAACAAGAAAAGCAGCAGCTGCT is a genomic window of Vibrio sp. ED004 containing:
- the hscB gene encoding co-chaperone HscB; translation: MNHFELFGLPLQFQLDGSLLSSQFRDLQRQFHPDKFATASERDRLLAVQKAAQINDAYQVLKNPISRAEYLLVQHGEDIRGEQQTMQDPMFLMEQMELREELEDIADSSDPEDALFAFEGKVSKMYKQQLSAIQQELDSEAWLEAADRVRKLKFIAKLKNEIELVEDRLIG
- the iscU gene encoding Fe-S cluster assembly scaffold IscU produces the protein MAYSEKVIDHYENPRNVGSFDKEDPSVGSGMVGAPACGDVMKLQIKVSAEGIIEDAKFKTYGCGSAIASSSLVTEWVKGKSIDEAAAIKNSEIAEELELPPVKVHCSILAEDAIKAAVADYKKKH
- the hscA gene encoding Fe-S protein assembly chaperone HscA, encoding MALLQIAEPGQSAAPHQHKLAVGIDLGTTNSLVAAVRSGEASTLVDQQGRSILPSVVHYTSESYTTGDEARANAQTDPKNTIISVKRLIGRSLSDIQQRYPSLPYQFEESDNGLPVIRTEQGNKNPIQVSADILRALGQRAESTLGGELSGAVITVPAYFDDAQRAGTKDAAQLAGLHVLRLLNEPTAAAIAYGLDSGKEGVIAVYDLGGGTFDISILRLSKGVFEVLATGGDSALGGDDFDHLVADHFQEQIGLSELTAEQNRILLDAATEAKIGLSEAESVDVDVLGWSGSLTREEFEDIIKPLVKKTLLSCRRALKDAEVDADEVLEVVMVGGSTRTLLVREMVGDFFGRTPLTSINPDEVVAIGASIQADILVGNKPDSEMLLLDVIPLSLGIETMGGLVEKIIPRNTTIPVARAQEFTTFKDGQTAMTVHTVQGEREMVDDCRSLARFALKGIPPMAAGAAHIRVTYQVDADGLLSVTAMEKSTGVQAEIQVKPSYGLSDDEVANMLKDSMTFAKEDMQARALAEQRVEADRVIEGLIAAMQADGDELLNEQEKQQLLQAIETLIEVRNGDSADAIEVEIKNTDKASQDFASRRMDKSIRAALSGQSVDNI
- the iscA gene encoding iron-sulfur cluster assembly protein IscA — protein: MAITMTDTAASRVQAFLDNRGKGIGLRLAVKTTGCSGMAYVLEFVDELNEEDEVFEHSGVKVIIDPKSLVYLDGTELDYVKEGLNEGFEFNNPNAKGECGCGESFNV